A window of Castanea sativa cultivar Marrone di Chiusa Pesio chromosome 1, ASM4071231v1 contains these coding sequences:
- the LOC142621799 gene encoding uncharacterized protein LOC142621799, which translates to MLSLCSPSESAMPVSPVNFQLLAQGSYCCFHISGVASTLNLLICSSVGKWPTTLVKQMFLSEMLPSAWFLKPMWSMELITKAVNNIFSIYKTLLFSGVKSPRSLSWQLQSADFQLFIITQLSCIP; encoded by the exons ATGCTTTCTCTATGCTCACCATCTGAGTCAGCTATGCCTGTTTCTCCTGTTAATTTCCAGCTTCTAGCTCAAGGCTCATACTGCTGTTTTCATATTTCTG GGGTTGCGTCCACCTTAAATTTGTTGATCTGCAGCTCGGTAGGAAAGTGGCCAACTACCCTGGTGAAGCAG ATGTTTTTGTCAGAAATGTTACCTTCAgcttggtttttaaaaccaatgTGGAGTATGGAGCTCATCACAAAAGCTGTGAATAATATTTTCTCCATTTATAAAACCCTTTTGTTTTCAGGAGTAAAGAGCCCCCGATCATTGTCTTGGCAATTGCAGTCTGCAGATTTTCAGCTATTTATTATTACCCAGTTGTCCTGCATCCCCTAA
- the LOC142621798 gene encoding uncharacterized protein LOC142621798 — protein sequence MRFKKGNKVEVLSKREVPSGSWRCAEIICGNGHNYTIRYDGYEQANGKTVLERVSRKAIRPCPPPLEISGSWVPGDVVEVFDNFSWKMSTISQDLGKNYYKVRILGSSREFEVLKFDIRVRQSWQDNKWVVIGKGSGNFEDGKHDENSTLKYNLNLSSQVHKRTTRIKIRVKDDCFPVKTRMNFPDSHIVSSKTLKRGSPYCYSEVEAYAGVAQKFRAIEKEGRCHRLNAANSSTLPKQVDADAFQRDMVGEECINASFNNKTTGISEVDVERRKPIGAVGCSFAINLESNYDDSVTSSVGSCSVASNCSYKLPHLSAGRIDNDDDHSSDAESFSQRGYKEGNCLLPTKEELAAEIHRLELHAYRCTIEALHACGPLSWEQEELVTNLRLSLHISNDEHLMELRNLGSAVTNIPIR from the exons ATGAGATTTAAGAAAGGGAATAAAGTGGAAGTATTAAGCAAAAGGGAGGTGCCTTCGGGCTCCTGGCGTTGTGCTGAGATTATCTGCGGTAATGGCCACAACTACACCATTAGATATGACGGGTATGAGCAGGCCAATGGCAAGACTGTTTTGGAGAGGGTATCCAGGAAGGCTATTAGGCCTTGCCCTCCTCCACTTGAAATCTCAgggagctgggttcctggtgaTGTTGTAGAGGtgtttgacaatttttcttggaaaatgtCAACAATTTCACAGGATTTGGGGAAAAATTATTATAAGGTGAGGATACTTGGATCCTCTCGGGAATTTGAAGTCTTAAAGTTTGACATCCGGGTGAGGCAGTCTTGGCAAGACAACAAATGGGTTGTGATTGGAAAG GGTTCTGGCAACTTTGAAGATGGAAAACATGATGAAAATTCAACTCTGAAATACAATCTAAATTTAAGCTCACAAGTTCACAAAAGAACCACAAggataaaaatacgtgtaaaaGATGACTGTTTTCCTGTTAAGACCAGAATGAATTTTCCAGATTCCCACATTGTTTCTTCTAAAACTTTGAAGAGAGGATCGCCCTACTGTTATTCTGAAGTTGAAGCATATGCTGGAGTTGCGCAGAAATTTAGAGCAATAGAAAAAGAGGGCAGGTGTCATCGATTGAATGCTGCCAATTCATCCACATTGCCCAAACAGGTAGATGCTGATGCTTTCCAGAGAGACATGGTGGGTGAAGAATGCATAAATGCTTCTTTTAACAACAAAACAACTGGGATTTCTGAAGTGGATGTAGAAAGGAGGAAACCAATTGGTGCTGTTGGTTGTTCATTTGCAATAAACTTAGAATCAAATTATGATGATAGTGTTACATCCTCTGTTGGTAGTTGTAGTGTCGCTAGCAACTGTTCCTATAAGTTGCCTCATCTTTCTGCAGGTCGtattgataatgatgatgatcatTCTAGTGATGCTGAATCTTTTAGTCAGAGGGGATACAAGGAAGGAAATTGTCTCCTTCCTACAAAAGAGGAACTAGCAGCTGAAATCCATAGGTTAGAGTTGCATGCCTACCGTTGCACTATAGAGGCATTGCATGCATGTGGACCTTTAAGTTGGGAACAGGAAGAATTGGTCACAAATCTTCGTCTTTCGCTCCATATATCAAACGATGAACATTTGATGGAGCTAAGAAACTTAGGTTCTGCTGTTACCAACATTCCCATTAGATGA